One Edaphobacter flagellatus genomic region harbors:
- a CDS encoding dipeptidase yields MHFDALNRRDFLKRAALAAGATAIPATAWSAVSARASALHQSAYVFDGHVHALDREFYHGGNITDRVDAGQWDLPRAKEGGVDAFFLSVYVPEEYYPARYETKQALRRIDHALDQLQKANPQLGLAMDGRDLTRLRQEKRIAAVLDIEGSYDLDGDLDILRALHRLGLRSAQISAHNWNQHYADACCSPAQWNGLTTHGHDVVREMNRLGMVINVSHSADTTMAQVIDASERPVIATHHGLRQVNDIPRNMSDALLKKLIDRGGVIGFQIGSEFAYPREYAWLTEHRKKTFWDTTSIPERTRGKTIYQIDELMAPSFPMLGAEVPDEVAMHIDDWVGVVDRAIQLVGEDAVALGSDFDGGPTLARGMRDVRDLPMITDAMLNRGYSEERIRKFLGGNLRRVFSQATA; encoded by the coding sequence ATGCACTTCGACGCTCTGAATCGCCGTGACTTTCTTAAGCGTGCTGCCCTGGCCGCCGGTGCAACCGCGATACCTGCCACTGCCTGGAGCGCAGTTTCCGCACGGGCATCTGCGTTGCACCAAAGCGCATATGTCTTTGATGGCCACGTGCATGCGCTCGACCGCGAGTTTTACCACGGTGGCAACATCACTGACCGAGTCGATGCCGGTCAGTGGGATCTGCCGCGCGCAAAGGAAGGCGGGGTCGACGCGTTCTTCCTCTCGGTCTATGTGCCCGAGGAATACTATCCCGCACGCTACGAGACCAAGCAGGCGCTTCGCCGCATCGACCACGCACTTGACCAGTTGCAGAAAGCAAATCCGCAGCTTGGCCTTGCGATGGATGGCCGTGATCTGACGCGTCTGCGGCAGGAGAAGAGGATTGCCGCGGTACTCGATATTGAAGGCAGCTACGATCTCGACGGCGATCTTGATATCCTCCGCGCGCTGCATCGCCTTGGACTGCGCTCAGCGCAGATCTCTGCGCATAACTGGAATCAGCACTACGCCGATGCATGTTGCAGCCCCGCGCAATGGAACGGTCTTACAACGCACGGTCACGATGTTGTGCGCGAAATGAACCGGCTCGGCATGGTCATCAATGTGTCGCACTCGGCCGACACGACCATGGCGCAGGTCATTGACGCCAGCGAGCGTCCCGTCATCGCCACGCATCACGGTCTCCGTCAAGTCAACGACATTCCTCGTAATATGTCCGATGCGCTGCTCAAGAAGCTAATAGACCGCGGCGGTGTCATCGGCTTCCAAATTGGCAGCGAGTTCGCCTATCCACGCGAGTACGCATGGCTTACGGAGCACCGCAAGAAGACGTTCTGGGACACCACCAGCATTCCGGAGCGCACCAGAGGAAAAACAATTTATCAGATCGATGAGCTGATGGCTCCCAGCTTTCCCATGCTCGGTGCGGAGGTCCCGGACGAAGTCGCCATGCATATCGACGACTGGGTAGGTGTTGTGGACCGCGCCATCCAGCTTGTAGGCGAAGATGCTGTGGCCCTTGGCAGTGACTTCGACGGTGGCCCTACACTTGCGCGAGGAATGAGAGACGTGCGAGACCTGCCGATGATCACGGATGCCATGCTGAACCGCGGCTATAGCGAGGAACGCATCCGCAAATTTCTGGGCGGCAATCTGCGTCGGGTATTTTCCCAGGCAACGGCATGA
- a CDS encoding GMC oxidoreductase, which yields MKAGQANASANVVTAKANTYDAIVVGSGVSGGWAAKELTEKGLQTLVLEAGQSIVPERDYVEHVPTWDVKFRGMRDRQYQKVHQPMQRHIADEWNAKFFVDDIENPYTTPADQPYLFLRGRHVGGRSVMWGRQSYRWSDLDFEANLKEGIGVDWPVRYKDVEPWYTYVEDFIGVSGQAEGLPQLPDGKFLPPMEMNCAEMAIRDMVAQKFPDRRLTIGRTAILTVPHNGRAACHYCGPCARGCITRSYFSSIHSTLPAAEATGKMTLRPYSVVHGLVFDRKTRRITGVRVIDAQTKETMEFHAKVVFLCASTLESARILMNSATPEFSTGLANSSGQLGRNLMDHIFHSGASGVLPGHEDRQQIGNRPNGIYMPRFRNVKEKHPNFVRGYGYQGGGSREDWGRGSDLPGFGADFKHTLRQPGPWRFTFAGFGECLPHPDNRMEMNKEKLDAWGIPTLKISHKWRENELAIFKDATTTAAEMLEAAGAKDITLMTTPSLPGESIHEMGSARMGRDPKTSVLNQWNQAHDIKNLFVTDGSFMASSACQNPSLTYMAMTARACDYAVKQMKQGNL from the coding sequence ATGAAGGCTGGACAGGCAAATGCAAGTGCGAATGTGGTGACCGCGAAAGCGAATACCTATGACGCCATCGTGGTAGGCTCGGGCGTCAGTGGAGGCTGGGCCGCGAAGGAGTTGACGGAGAAAGGGCTGCAGACGCTGGTGCTCGAAGCTGGCCAGAGCATTGTTCCCGAGCGCGATTATGTCGAACACGTCCCAACATGGGATGTGAAGTTCCGGGGCATGCGTGATCGGCAGTATCAGAAGGTCCATCAGCCGATGCAGCGTCATATCGCCGACGAATGGAACGCAAAGTTTTTCGTCGACGACATTGAAAATCCTTACACCACGCCTGCAGACCAGCCCTACCTGTTTCTGCGCGGACGCCATGTCGGCGGCCGCTCAGTGATGTGGGGTCGGCAGAGCTATCGCTGGAGCGATCTTGACTTCGAGGCGAACCTGAAGGAAGGGATCGGCGTCGACTGGCCGGTCCGCTATAAGGACGTTGAGCCCTGGTACACCTATGTGGAGGACTTCATCGGTGTCAGCGGCCAGGCTGAAGGATTGCCGCAGCTTCCAGACGGCAAGTTTCTTCCGCCGATGGAGATGAACTGTGCTGAGATGGCCATACGCGACATGGTGGCGCAGAAGTTTCCCGACCGTCGCCTGACCATCGGACGCACGGCGATCCTTACCGTGCCGCACAACGGCCGTGCTGCGTGTCACTATTGTGGACCGTGCGCGCGCGGCTGTATTACGCGATCGTATTTCAGCAGCATCCACTCGACACTGCCTGCGGCTGAGGCTACGGGCAAGATGACGCTTCGTCCCTACAGCGTGGTGCACGGTCTGGTCTTCGACCGCAAAACGCGGCGCATTACGGGCGTGCGTGTCATCGATGCGCAGACGAAAGAGACAATGGAGTTCCACGCGAAGGTGGTCTTCCTGTGTGCCTCGACGCTGGAATCAGCGCGCATCCTGATGAATTCTGCGACGCCGGAGTTTTCGACCGGCCTTGCTAACTCGAGCGGTCAGCTGGGCCGCAACTTGATGGACCACATCTTCCACAGCGGCGCGAGTGGCGTGTTGCCAGGGCATGAGGATCGCCAGCAGATCGGCAACCGTCCCAACGGTATCTATATGCCCCGCTTCCGCAATGTCAAAGAGAAACACCCGAACTTCGTGCGTGGCTATGGCTACCAGGGTGGAGGCTCGCGTGAGGACTGGGGACGCGGCAGTGATCTACCCGGCTTTGGTGCAGACTTCAAGCACACGCTGCGCCAGCCCGGACCATGGCGGTTCACCTTCGCCGGCTTCGGTGAGTGCCTGCCGCACCCGGACAATCGCATGGAGATGAACAAGGAGAAGCTCGATGCCTGGGGCATCCCCACGCTCAAGATCAGCCACAAGTGGCGTGAGAATGAGCTGGCGATCTTCAAAGATGCGACGACGACGGCTGCCGAGATGTTGGAAGCGGCTGGAGCGAAGGACATCACGCTGATGACTACGCCATCATTACCCGGTGAGAGCATTCACGAGATGGGAAGCGCCCGTATGGGCCGCGATCCGAAGACGTCGGTGCTGAACCAGTGGAACCAGGCGCACGATATCAAGAACCTCTTCGTGACAGACGGGTCGTTCATGGCTTCGTCGGCATGTCAGAACCCATCGTTGACCTATATGGCGATGACCGCCCGCGCATGCGACTACGCGGTGAAGCAGATGAAACAGGGCAACCTGTAA
- a CDS encoding gluconate 2-dehydrogenase subunit 3 family protein: protein MERREVLKLLSSTLVVSAFPADALTLFREAHDQAAQLPGLKTLSAHQNATVTAIAELIIPATDTPGAQGAKVNEFIDLLLTEWFEPTETKQFLAGLDQVDVKSRALYSANFVDAKPAQQLELMKQMDDAAMEFVRKQRAASHAQTLQSAQAAALPDVQKPEQAEQVPANFFYQMKKLTLVGYYTSEIGFEKELGKSIIPPSHAGCAPLTEVSK, encoded by the coding sequence ATGGAACGACGCGAAGTTCTCAAACTGCTCTCTTCGACGCTGGTCGTCTCAGCGTTCCCCGCCGATGCGCTGACCTTGTTCCGGGAGGCCCATGATCAGGCAGCGCAGTTGCCCGGTCTGAAGACCCTCAGCGCGCACCAGAATGCGACCGTTACCGCAATCGCAGAGCTGATTATTCCGGCAACTGATACGCCGGGTGCGCAAGGTGCGAAAGTCAACGAGTTTATCGACCTGCTGCTGACGGAATGGTTCGAGCCGACCGAGACGAAGCAGTTTCTTGCAGGACTCGATCAGGTAGACGTGAAGAGTCGCGCGCTGTACTCGGCGAATTTTGTCGATGCAAAGCCTGCACAGCAGCTGGAGCTGATGAAGCAGATGGACGATGCCGCAATGGAATTTGTCCGGAAACAGAGGGCTGCTTCGCACGCGCAGACGCTCCAGAGCGCGCAGGCCGCCGCGTTGCCCGATGTGCAGAAACCGGAACAGGCAGAGCAGGTGCCGGCAAACTTCTTCTACCAGATGAAGAAACTCACGCTGGTGGGTTATTACACCTCCGAGATCGGCTTCGAGAAGGAGTTGGGTAAGTCGATTATTCCGCCCAGCCATGCTGGCTGCGCTCCACTGACAGAGGTGTCGAAATGA
- the rpmB gene encoding 50S ribosomal protein L28, with the protein MAQKCDLCGKGPQFGNNISHAHNTTRRRWNVNLQSVKAVVDGTSKRVRVCTSCIKTGKIVKG; encoded by the coding sequence ATGGCTCAGAAATGTGATCTTTGCGGCAAGGGTCCGCAGTTCGGCAACAATATCTCGCACGCCCACAACACCACGCGGCGTCGCTGGAACGTCAACCTGCAGTCGGTCAAGGCCGTCGTCGACGGAACCTCGAAGCGCGTCCGCGTATGCACGAGCTGCATCAAGACCGGCAAGATCGTTAAGGGTTAA
- the msrB gene encoding peptide-methionine (R)-S-oxide reductase MsrB, whose amino-acid sequence MPETEQGKPQKIHKTEAEWRELLTPEQFHIMREKGTERAFTGALLNNHETGVYQCGACNAPLFTSDKKFDSGSGWPSFWLPISADAIAAHEDNTHGMRRIEVTCANCGAHLGHVFPDGPKPTGMRYCINSASLAFEKQ is encoded by the coding sequence ATGCCTGAGACAGAGCAGGGCAAGCCCCAGAAGATTCACAAGACCGAGGCGGAGTGGCGCGAGCTGCTGACGCCCGAGCAGTTCCATATCATGCGCGAGAAGGGAACAGAGCGTGCCTTTACCGGGGCTCTGCTGAACAATCACGAGACCGGCGTATATCAATGCGGTGCCTGCAATGCGCCGCTGTTTACTTCGGACAAGAAGTTCGATTCCGGCAGTGGCTGGCCCAGCTTTTGGCTGCCGATCTCAGCCGATGCGATTGCCGCCCATGAGGACAATACGCACGGCATGCGCCGGATCGAGGTGACCTGCGCGAACTGCGGAGCGCACCTGGGACACGTCTTTCCCGATGGTCCGAAGCCGACAGGAATGCGTTACTGCATCAATAGCGCGTCGCTGGCGTTTGAAAAGCAGTAG
- a CDS encoding RidA family protein has translation MSDKKNAISTKEAPAAIGPYSQAVRVGDTLYTSGQVALDPVTGQLVAGGIAEQTTRVCENLKAVLAEAGLDLVHVVKTTVFLKSMADFAAMNAIYEKYFAPAGVVPPARSTVAVAQLPKDALVEIEVIAKEAS, from the coding sequence ATGAGCGACAAGAAAAACGCTATTTCCACTAAAGAGGCTCCTGCGGCCATCGGTCCTTACTCACAGGCCGTGCGCGTCGGCGACACGCTGTACACATCCGGGCAGGTTGCGCTGGACCCAGTTACCGGCCAGCTGGTCGCGGGCGGTATCGCCGAACAGACGACGCGTGTGTGCGAGAATCTGAAAGCCGTGCTGGCCGAGGCGGGTCTCGATCTGGTGCATGTGGTCAAGACGACCGTCTTTCTCAAGAGCATGGCTGACTTCGCCGCCATGAATGCCATTTATGAGAAGTACTTTGCTCCGGCAGGCGTCGTTCCCCCGGCGCGTTCGACAGTTGCCGTGGCTCAGTTGCCCAAGGATGCACTGGTGGAGATCGAAGTCATCGCCAAGGAAGCATCCTGA
- a CDS encoding YidB family protein: MGILDTIQQLAGQAGDDSHSDQAKVAGGFIQALTAHPEGIQGVLSALQANGMADHVGSWLNGQAQTATPDQVQQGLGASGLIEKTAEHAGVSPAVVTTALATVLPMVIQHFGQSGQAPAAGGDQSSSMASLAESVLGKFLSK; the protein is encoded by the coding sequence ATGGGAATTCTTGACACCATTCAGCAACTGGCAGGACAGGCCGGCGACGATTCGCACAGCGACCAGGCAAAGGTAGCCGGCGGCTTTATTCAGGCTCTGACCGCGCATCCCGAAGGCATTCAGGGAGTACTCTCCGCGCTCCAGGCCAACGGCATGGCGGACCACGTTGGAAGCTGGCTCAACGGACAGGCGCAGACGGCGACTCCGGACCAAGTGCAGCAGGGCCTAGGAGCCAGCGGATTGATCGAAAAGACTGCCGAGCATGCCGGTGTATCGCCTGCGGTGGTCACCACGGCTCTCGCCACTGTCCTCCCCATGGTCATTCAGCACTTTGGGCAGAGCGGTCAGGCGCCAGCAGCAGGCGGCGATCAGAGCAGCAGCATGGCCAGTCTTGCAGAGTCAGTTCTCGGCAAGTTCCTCTCGAAGTAA
- a CDS encoding LysM peptidoglycan-binding domain-containing protein — translation MADLDQLKQKYSGVISTIESFSEFGAKVDAVELDGEQLHLKAEVPSQVVANRVWDAIKAADPTYADLKHEIVTTGGADQPYTVKPGDNLSKISKLFYGNANKYNEIASANNISNPDLIKVGEQINVPPLS, via the coding sequence ATGGCAGATCTGGATCAGTTGAAGCAGAAGTACAGCGGCGTCATCTCCACCATTGAGAGCTTCTCGGAGTTCGGCGCGAAGGTGGATGCCGTCGAGCTGGATGGAGAGCAGCTGCACCTGAAGGCCGAAGTGCCCTCGCAGGTCGTCGCCAACCGTGTGTGGGATGCGATCAAGGCCGCCGACCCAACCTATGCCGACCTGAAGCATGAGATCGTCACCACAGGTGGCGCCGACCAGCCTTACACGGTAAAGCCCGGCGACAATCTGTCGAAGATCAGCAAGCTCTTCTACGGCAATGCGAACAAATACAACGAGATTGCTTCGGCTAACAATATCTCCAACCCGGACCTGATCAAGGTGGGCGAGCAGATCAACGTTCCGCCGCTCAGCTAA
- a CDS encoding prolyl oligopeptidase family serine peptidase, translating to MASVPETLPSLPKLNYPKARTVDQVDDYFGTKVSDPYRWMEDVDSPELATWIAEENRLTRSVLDAVPGRERMHARLMELIDFERYTLPRRRGTRYFYSHNTGLQNQNVWYWTEGLEGEPKVLLDPNTMSADGTIAISGLSISDDGRFAAYSIADAGSDWVKWYVRDVETGVDLHDIVEWSKFSTAAWLKDSSGFFYEGYDAPDNEALKATNYYHKIFFHKLRTRQSEDTLAFHRPDDKEVNLGAAVSDDGRYLLIHQSRGSSPNNELAVKDLEDPDAPVIAIAAVDDAVYSPIDNDGTRFWIHTTLDAPNGRVVEVDLAQPQREHWKTIVAESKNNLDSVSMVNDTLIVNYLADAQSMVELYTRDGALLQQLQLPTIGTAAGFGGKRTEAETFFVFTNFTTPATIYRLDMNSRESAVYRQPKLKFDPAQYETKQIFYSSKDGTQVPMFISHKKGLALDGTNPTLLYGYGGFNVSLVPEFSSSNLLWMEMGGVYAQPSLRGGGEYGEAWHEAGTKLKKQNVFDDFIAAAEWLIANRYTSSKKLGASGASNGGLLVAASEIQRPELFGAVLPSVGVLDMLRFDKFTIGWAWKTDYGSPSENEEEFQAIYRYSPLANIKAETAYPATLISTADHDDRVFPAHSFKFTAAMQAAQAGPNPILIRIETRAGHGGGMPLSKRVELTIDQFSFLLKNLGA from the coding sequence ATGGCCTCTGTTCCTGAAACTCTTCCCTCTCTACCAAAGCTCAATTATCCGAAGGCCCGCACCGTCGATCAGGTAGACGACTACTTCGGTACGAAGGTCAGCGATCCTTACCGCTGGATGGAGGACGTTGATTCTCCCGAGCTGGCAACATGGATCGCCGAAGAGAACCGGCTGACGCGCAGTGTATTGGATGCCGTGCCCGGGCGCGAGCGCATGCATGCGCGGCTGATGGAGCTGATCGACTTCGAGCGTTACACGCTTCCGAGGAGGCGTGGCACGCGTTACTTCTACTCACACAACACTGGTCTGCAGAATCAGAACGTCTGGTACTGGACGGAAGGTTTAGAGGGCGAGCCGAAGGTGCTGCTCGACCCGAATACGATGTCTGCAGATGGGACGATAGCCATTAGTGGATTGAGCATCTCTGACGATGGCCGGTTTGCGGCTTACTCCATCGCCGATGCAGGATCGGATTGGGTGAAATGGTATGTGCGCGATGTGGAGACCGGCGTCGATCTGCATGACATCGTCGAGTGGTCGAAATTCAGCACAGCCGCATGGCTGAAGGACAGCTCTGGCTTTTTCTACGAAGGCTACGATGCGCCTGATAACGAAGCATTGAAGGCAACGAACTATTACCACAAAATCTTCTTTCACAAGCTGAGAACACGTCAGAGCGAGGACACACTTGCATTTCATCGCCCCGACGACAAAGAGGTCAACCTCGGCGCTGCCGTCAGCGATGATGGGCGCTATTTGCTGATCCATCAATCGCGCGGCTCAAGCCCAAACAATGAGCTCGCCGTAAAGGATCTTGAGGATCCCGATGCTCCCGTCATTGCGATTGCCGCAGTCGACGATGCGGTCTACTCGCCCATCGATAACGACGGCACACGCTTCTGGATTCACACCACGCTTGATGCCCCGAATGGCCGCGTGGTGGAAGTGGATCTGGCCCAACCGCAACGCGAACATTGGAAGACCATTGTTGCCGAGAGCAAAAACAATCTCGATAGCGTGAGCATGGTGAACGACACGCTGATCGTCAACTATCTCGCCGACGCACAGAGCATGGTGGAGTTGTATACGCGTGACGGCGCATTACTGCAGCAGCTGCAGCTGCCGACTATCGGCACAGCCGCTGGCTTTGGAGGAAAGCGCACGGAGGCGGAGACCTTCTTCGTCTTCACCAACTTCACGACTCCGGCAACGATCTACCGGCTGGATATGAACTCACGTGAGTCCGCGGTGTACAGGCAACCGAAACTGAAGTTCGATCCAGCGCAGTACGAGACGAAGCAGATCTTCTACAGCAGCAAAGATGGCACCCAGGTGCCAATGTTCATCAGCCACAAGAAGGGTCTCGCGCTCGACGGCACGAACCCGACTCTGCTGTATGGGTATGGAGGATTCAACGTCTCACTGGTGCCTGAGTTCTCCTCCTCGAACCTGCTGTGGATGGAGATGGGGGGAGTGTACGCGCAACCAAGTCTGCGTGGCGGTGGGGAATATGGCGAGGCATGGCACGAAGCAGGAACAAAGCTGAAGAAGCAGAATGTCTTTGACGACTTCATTGCGGCAGCCGAATGGCTGATCGCCAACAGATATACATCGTCCAAGAAGCTTGGCGCTTCCGGAGCGAGCAACGGCGGACTGCTGGTCGCTGCCTCTGAGATACAGCGGCCTGAGCTGTTCGGTGCCGTGCTGCCGTCTGTAGGTGTGCTCGACATGCTGCGCTTCGACAAGTTCACCATCGGGTGGGCCTGGAAGACGGACTACGGCTCGCCGAGCGAGAACGAGGAGGAGTTTCAGGCGATCTATCGTTATTCCCCGCTGGCAAACATTAAGGCGGAAACTGCGTATCCTGCGACGCTCATCTCAACCGCCGACCATGACGACCGCGTCTTCCCCGCTCACAGCTTCAAGTTCACGGCGGCGATGCAGGCGGCCCAGGCGGGACCGAATCCGATCCTGATTCGCATTGAGACGCGTGCCGGGCACGGCGGAGGCATGCCGCTGTCCAAGCGCGTCGAGCTGACCATCGACCAGTTTTCCTTCCTGCTCAAGAACTTAGGTGCATAA
- the infC gene encoding translation initiation factor IF-3, translating to MEANIPPIDKRSAKSFIRTNERIRAREVRVIDENGEQLGVMPPFEALKIARERSLDLVEISPNAVPPVCKIQDYGKFLYEKDKSDRAARKKQKVITIKEVKFSVTVDEHDYQTKKNQAVRFLNEGDKVKASLRFKGRQMAHRDLGYKIINRLITDIGEAGVVEFMPRMEGTTLHAILAPGKKAEVAAKKPTPAPAKSPETPAAAAEA from the coding sequence ATGGAGGCAAATATTCCACCGATCGATAAACGCTCTGCCAAGTCTTTTATTCGCACCAATGAACGTATTCGCGCCCGTGAAGTCCGTGTCATCGACGAGAACGGCGAACAGCTGGGCGTGATGCCTCCCTTCGAGGCTTTGAAGATAGCTCGCGAACGTTCCCTTGATCTGGTAGAGATTTCGCCCAATGCTGTTCCGCCTGTCTGCAAGATCCAGGATTACGGCAAGTTTCTCTACGAGAAAGATAAGAGCGATCGCGCGGCACGCAAGAAGCAGAAGGTCATCACCATCAAAGAGGTCAAGTTCTCGGTTACCGTCGACGAGCATGACTATCAGACCAAGAAGAATCAGGCGGTTCGCTTTTTGAATGAGGGTGACAAGGTGAAGGCGTCACTGCGCTTCAAAGGCAGGCAGATGGCCCACCGCGATCTGGGTTACAAGATCATCAACCGTTTGATTACAGACATCGGCGAGGCCGGCGTCGTTGAATTTATGCCCCGCATGGAAGGCACGACGCTCCATGCCATTCTTGCTCCGGGCAAGAAGGCGGAAGTTGCTGCGAAGAAGCCCACTCCGGCACCCGCAAAGTCTCCGGAGACTCCCGCAGCTGCCGCAGAGGCATAA
- a CDS encoding response regulator, producing MKRRVLLVDDEVAVLLTLKAVLEINGFEVETAASAKEGRLKLRSHEYDMVISDLRMESDQAGSEVIAAARKAANRPAIALLTAFPLAEEDWQEMGADHMLVKPTHTRRLLEQIDHLFETHTRKLATEGKQAQDGPTNGEIKSKSPAKKKTTKTPANTARKTPAKTATRKSEPARARA from the coding sequence ATGAAGCGTCGTGTGCTGCTAGTCGATGATGAGGTCGCCGTTCTGCTGACGCTAAAGGCCGTGCTCGAGATCAACGGCTTTGAGGTGGAAACCGCCGCTTCCGCCAAAGAGGGGCGGTTGAAACTGCGCAGCCATGAATACGACATGGTCATCAGTGACCTCCGAATGGAGAGCGATCAGGCCGGCTCTGAAGTGATTGCCGCAGCCCGCAAGGCGGCCAACCGGCCGGCGATTGCGCTGCTGACAGCTTTCCCTCTCGCAGAGGAAGACTGGCAGGAGATGGGCGCAGACCACATGCTGGTCAAGCCGACACACACACGTCGTCTGCTGGAACAGATCGACCACCTGTTTGAGACGCATACCCGGAAGCTCGCCACAGAAGGAAAGCAAGCTCAGGACGGACCAACAAACGGAGAAATCAAAAGCAAGTCTCCTGCAAAGAAGAAGACCACAAAGACACCAGCGAACACGGCCAGGAAGACACCGGCAAAGACTGCCACCAGGAAGTCGGAACCGGCAAGAGCCAGAGCTTAG
- the trpC gene encoding indole-3-glycerol phosphate synthase TrpC, translating into MPTQLDQILAHTLLEVKARKESADYAGLERKAALHTPRGFRNRLRSVSETGPAVIAEIKKASPSKGLIRADFHPAALATALQGAGAAALSVLTDQEFFQGSLADLEAASSSVTIPCLRKDFMLDPFQVLEARAYGADAILLIVAAHKDEMLSDLRDEARSMGLDVLCEVHSREEMERAVNLGFDMIGVNSRDLRTFSMHPELLFEIALHLPAETVMVAESGIRSAQEIASLRAAGYDAFLIGETLMRQPDPAAMLALLLDREYSSEF; encoded by the coding sequence ATGCCGACGCAGCTCGATCAGATTCTTGCTCATACTCTCCTGGAAGTGAAAGCCCGTAAGGAGTCCGCAGACTATGCCGGTCTGGAACGTAAGGCCGCACTGCATACGCCCCGTGGCTTTAGAAACCGGCTCCGCAGCGTAAGCGAAACCGGTCCAGCCGTGATTGCGGAGATCAAAAAGGCATCTCCCTCGAAGGGCCTGATCCGTGCCGATTTTCACCCCGCTGCCCTCGCAACAGCGTTGCAGGGCGCAGGTGCCGCCGCACTCTCTGTACTGACGGATCAAGAGTTCTTTCAGGGCTCGCTTGCCGATCTCGAAGCTGCATCAAGCAGCGTGACTATTCCCTGCCTTCGCAAGGACTTCATGCTCGATCCCTTCCAGGTGCTCGAAGCACGAGCATACGGGGCGGACGCGATTCTTCTGATCGTCGCAGCACACAAAGATGAGATGCTCAGCGACCTGCGCGATGAGGCACGTAGCATGGGTCTCGACGTTCTGTGCGAAGTGCATAGCCGCGAAGAGATGGAGCGCGCCGTCAACCTCGGCTTTGACATGATCGGCGTCAATAGCCGTGATCTGCGCACCTTTTCGATGCATCCGGAGCTGCTCTTTGAGATTGCCCTCCACCTGCCCGCCGAAACTGTCATGGTCGCTGAAAGCGGGATACGGTCAGCACAGGAGATCGCCAGCCTGCGCGCCGCAGGCTACGACGCTTTCCTGATCGGCGAGACATTAATGCGACAACCCGATCCCGCCGCAATGCTCGCCCTGTTGCTGGATCGTGAGTATTCGAGTGAATTCTGA
- a CDS encoding phosphoribosylanthranilate isomerase produces MWAKICANTNLEDAILAAQLGADALGFVFAESKRKVTAKQVAQITPHLPEEIETVGVFHNHRADEIAAIVREAGLDTIQLHSSYDLALIEGIQRLLGSQVSLIQTVHWIIDASADNAASIAKQLEMIRRSGATDRVLIDSRVGQMGGGTGISFDWSHAGEIFATHGHGLKIIAAGGLNPGNLAEAIRLMHPAGVDVASGVEATAGQKDPAKLKAFLQIAKS; encoded by the coding sequence ATGTGGGCCAAGATCTGCGCAAACACCAACCTTGAAGACGCTATCCTCGCAGCACAGCTTGGGGCTGATGCTCTAGGCTTCGTCTTTGCGGAAAGCAAGCGCAAAGTCACCGCTAAACAGGTCGCGCAGATCACACCGCATCTGCCAGAAGAAATCGAGACGGTAGGCGTCTTTCACAACCATCGTGCGGATGAGATCGCCGCGATTGTGCGCGAGGCCGGCCTGGACACCATACAGCTTCACAGCAGCTACGATCTTGCCCTCATAGAGGGCATCCAGAGGCTATTAGGTTCCCAAGTTAGCCTGATTCAGACGGTGCATTGGATCATCGATGCATCAGCGGACAATGCTGCTTCCATCGCAAAACAGCTGGAGATGATTCGCCGATCAGGAGCTACAGATCGCGTCCTCATCGATTCGCGCGTAGGGCAGATGGGTGGCGGCACAGGAATCTCGTTTGATTGGAGCCATGCCGGTGAGATTTTCGCCACGCACGGTCATGGACTAAAGATAATCGCTGCTGGAGGCCTGAATCCCGGCAATCTCGCCGAAGCGATCCGTTTGATGCATCCAGCGGGAGTCGATGTTGCCAGCGGTGTTGAGGCCACTGCCGGCCAAAAAGACCCCGCGAAGCTTAAGGCCTTCCTGCAAATCGCCAAGTCGTAA